Genomic segment of Rattus norvegicus strain BN/NHsdMcwi chromosome 7, GRCr8, whole genome shotgun sequence:
TGATCTTTACTTTCCTGTGTCCTTTAGAGCATCCATAAGAATCTAGAAGCCAAGATAGCCCGCTTCCACCAGCGCGAGGACGCCATCCTCTATCCCAGCTGTTTTGATGCCAACACTGGCCTATTTGAGGTATGTAGAGACTGTGGATGACTTGGCGTTGGGCAGCTGGGGGAGCTTGGCAGCACGTCGGTCAGCACATCAGTACTACAGAAAAACCTACGTAAACTAGAAAGCAGGAGTGATGGGGGCCTGGTACTAACCTGATGTTTTCATCTGGCCCTAGGCACCTGGTAGAGGGAGAGGTTTGCCTCTAGGGGAGTTATGAGGGAAGGGGAACTTCTGGTGGCTACTTAAGAGCTCCTCCCCGTAGGCTCTGCTGACCCCAGAGGATGCAGTTCTGTCAGATGAGCTGAACCACGCTTCCGTCATCGACGGCATCCGACTGTGCAAGGCCCACAAGTACCGTTACCGCCACCTGGACATGGCTGACTTGGAAGCTAAGCTGAAGGAGGCTCAGGTGGGGTGAGGCCCTGGGGctccagagaaaggactgcatTTCCCTGCTCAAGGAAGTCAAGTTTGGAGGGTTTCCCTCTTCACAGAGAGCCGGAAGAGCAGAGGAAACTATTTTGACTTTCTCATCCCTAATGCCCAAGACTGTTCTATAGCTCCATGTTACCTGAGATCAGGAAGCACCTTTTGAGCAGAAGGTGTGTGGGTGTGACTAGGACCTGTCCCCGTCCCACCTTGTCTTAGCCCTTTCTCAGGGACAGGGCTAAAGTTGCTAAGCCTAGGAGAGATGGGCAAGACTCAGGATACAGCCTCAAGGCCGTAGAAGAGCAGCTGGGTTGGTCCTACTCCGCATCACCTGCTCTTCTTGTCCCACAGAAGCACAGGCTGCGCCTGGTGGCCACGGATGGAGCCTTCTCCATGGATGGTGATGTCGCTCCCCTACAGGAGATCTGCCGCCTTGCTGCTCAATATGGTGCCCTGGTCTTTGTGGATGAATGCCACGCCACTGGCTTTCTTGGGCCCACTGGAAGGTGGGAACATTTGAGGCCTGGGTGGGGGCTTCTGGAGGTGCGTGGGGAGTCGGGAGGAGGCCAGTGACAGCAGTGGTTGCTTTCTTTGCAGAGGCACAGATGAGCTGCTAGGTGTGATGGACCAGGTCACCATCATCAACTCCACTCTGGGGAAGGCGCTGGGTGGAGCATCAGGTGCCTACAGAATCCTGTCTATGGGGTCTCCTTCCCTGCACGCAGGGCCTGTCTTGTAGCTGTAGAGAAAGTGGGGACAGAAATCAGAGAGGAGGATGGTATGAACTAGAGGAGGGGTTTCGGGCAGTTCCTGGCCCCTGACTGGCCcctcttcaactttttttttttttttttttggttctttttttcggagctggggaccgaacccagggccttgtgcttcctaggcaagcgctttaccactgagctaaatccccaacttttttttttttaaagatttattcatttggggctggggatttagctcagtggtagagcgcttacctaggaagcgcaaggccccgggttcggtccccagctccgaaaaaaagaaccaaaaaaaaaaaaaaaaaagatttattcatttattatatataagtacactgtagctgtcttcagacgcaccagaagacggcattagatctctttacagatggttgtgagccaccatgtggttgctgggaattgaactcatgacctctggaagagcagtcgggtgctcttaaccaccgagccatctctccagcccaacttttttttctgtttccaggaGGCTACACCACGGGGCCTGAGCCGCTGATCTCCCTGATGCGGCAGCGTTCTAGGCCCTACCTCTTCTCCAACAGCCTGCCCCCTGCTGTTGTTGGCTGTGCTTCTAAGGCCCTGGACCTGCTCATGGAGAGTAATACCATCGTTCAGTCCATGGCCGCCAAGACCCGGCGGTATGGTGCCCACAGGGGTGGATCAGAGAGGGAGATGGTAGCCACACatctttctgctttctcctgcccacctccctcttttccttcccaccCCCTCTGCCGCATtctcttccttcagtctccagtGCCCTCTCTTGTTACGCCTATTTTCCCACCTCCTGTTGCccttcctgcccctgcctgtGCTCCACCTGCTCTTTGGGCCTGTACCtctgtcttttttccttcctctcactGGTGGACATAGATCCTGAGCCTCTTCCTCAGGCTCCACGGCCTTCAGCTACCCGTGACACTCAGCTGTGCCCCCAGGTTCCGAAGTAAGATGGAAGCCGCCGGCTTCACTATCTCAGGAGCTGATCACCCCATCTGTCCTGTGATGCTTGGTGATGCCCGGCTGTcctctcaaatggctgaggaCATGCTAAAGAAAGGTAAGAGGATTGGGGCCAGAGTCATCCTTAGAGAAAAGAACGCCTGTAAACTGTAGCTCCTCCCTAGAGCCACATCCTGCTTCTTGCTGCCCACATCTCCTTAGATCAACTATCTTCCAAATTTAACAAACCACAGGGTATCCCGTGGTCCCGTGGTCCCGTATCTGTGAGGTTGGGTGTCCCTTGTTCTTGTGGGTGGACCATGGGGCAGTAGGCTCTTATATGTCATAGCCCCAAAGCCTGTCTGCCTCTGGTGTACCCCTGTTATTTTCCCAGGTATCTTTGTCATTGGATTTAGCTACCCTGTGGTCCCGAAGGGCAAGGCCCGGATCCGGGTGCAGATCTCAGCCGTACACAGTGAGGAAGACATCGACCGCTGTGTGGAGGCCTTTGTGGAGGTGGGGAAGCTGCACGGAGCTCTGCCCTAGGCTCAGACCAGAGGCTCTGACTCAACCCAGAGTTCTAGAGCCTGGTTAAAAATGGgcctgtaggggttggggatttagctcagtggtagagcgcttgcctaggaagcgcaaggccctgggttcggtccccagctccgaaaaaaagaaccaaaaaaaaaaaaaaaaaaaaaaggcctgtaCCTGTGGTTAGAGAGACAACAATGTGGAAATTGACTTTGACACTTGAGTCTGCTTTATTCTTTCTGGGTAGGCCTAGTCCTCTGGCTAACTGACGAATCCGGTAGGAGCTGGATCTCTGAGGGGAGTCCTCTGTATGAGATGCACCCTTCTCCCAAATTGAGTCTGGATGCTTTGTTTGGGAGCCGCCATTACATACAGGAGTGTCCTGAGTTGCTATGCCGGGCAGTGGGGAACCAACCCTGTGGATCCTTTCCACAGTCCAACCGTGGTGGGCACCTTGTCAACTGTGCCCTATCCGAAAGACAGAATGTAACTGCTAAATGAGGATTGTTCCTGCACCTGTGTTTGGGAGGAAGGGGGCAGAGATTCAGGcctcagaaagaagaaagcaggtcGCAACTGAAGGACCTCTAACTCCTGTTTTCTAGAGCTCTCTGTCCTTAACTCCGTGGCCTTAAGTCCCTGGGCATGTCCCTCAGTTTCCCCCATTTTAGTGTTCCATAGGAAACCACACCTTTCTGACTGTGGTTCAAAGCCGATAGTCTGTTGGTCAGCCGCCAGGGGGCGCAGCGCGTTCAGCCTGCAGCCTCTGGCTGCCCCGCCTCTTTGAGCTGAGGGCCTTGGACCAGGCTGTTAGGCAGCCCTGAGGCAAGGCCAGAAGGGCTGGTTTGCTGCTGCGAGGGCCGTGTCCTTTGTCTTCTTGCTGCTTCATTACCATAGGTGTTGTCTCCTTCCCTGGTTGCTGACTGTATCTTGCTGTAGGAAGAGAGGGGCGGAATCTGGCAGGCTCAGCCTAGCAGGCTTCTGAATGCATCTGCAGGCTGAgtgtggaggtgtggccttgggaaGCTTCTTAGTTTTCTTGAAGTAGAACTGAGAACAAATGGCACTtgctttttcattaaaaaaacaaacaaacaaacaccctagGAATTAAGCCAGTGCCTCTCCCCCCAGCTCACCTGACTGGAACCTGAACAGCCTGGGAGGGACAGACCATCAGAGCAAACTCCAACCTAACCTTGCACAGTCTTAAAGCTGGGATTCTGGGAGTCCTCCTTTGCAACCCTAGTGCTGAAAGGGTTGCAGCCTAGCAGGAGGCGGCTGTGGCTGCGTCTGTTATGAAATACAAAGCGATGGTAGAGAGAGTAAGGGGGTCCCTGGAGGGCCCAGGCCAAGGTGTccccctgagaaatcacaccacaCATCAGACCTAATATGAGAAAGTTTATTGTGGGGGAAGGGATTAGAGACCTGGAAAAGgggtggaggcagagaaggggacggggagggggggggacagaaggagaaagagaggccagccaggaacacatggaaacagaaaaagagagaaggaaggactgGGCTGAGGAGCTATCCTCTTTATAGGCTGCGGTTGCAGTTGGCAGGCTATGTCAGCAGGTAATGATGCAAGCTGTTGCTAGGGCGCTGGTGGGAGGAGCCTAGCGGAACTGTCTATAAACCAACAATGTCAAGAACAGAAACACCTGCAGGCCTCCGCTGCCAGCAGGTTGGGCACCTGATGCTAGGTATCCCAGCAGCAGCTTGATGTGTGTGTCCTGTGCAGGCTGACAGCTCATACCCAGGGACCAAAGAGCAGCCAGTAGGTGATGTGTGTGGCATACCAGCCAGGTCCAGAACACCAGGTCCGGGCCCACCCACACCTACATGAGGCTGTCATCCAGCCGCACAGCAGGAGAGCCACCTCCTGCAGCTCCCAGTCACTGCTGCTGGCACTGTCAGGAGGCACTTCCTGTAGCAGCTGCACCATGATGCCCCTAGTTGGCCGCGGTGTTACTCCATGCTGTCAAGGAGCATGGGGCTCAGCAAACCCTGCCGTCCAGAAGGGGTCATGGAAGGTACCCAGTAGGCACAGCATGTGATCCAGAGTGGGCACATAGCATTAGTCTCCAGGGCCCTGTGACAAACTGTAAGGCATTGGAAGACCAGCTGTGGATCAGCCTTAAGTCCTCATCTTGTTTATTCCAGGCTCCAGCTCTCAGGCCAAGTTGTCCTTGTTCTCTGTATCAAgcatggggttagggtggggtgggggttcagGATGGAGGCTGGCAGGAGCAAGGGGATGAGGGGGTGGTAAAGACACCTTGAGGCTCCAGCCATTATGGTCCTGATCCATAACCAGACTCTCTGACTGACacacttcccttctctccttcacaATTGTATCAGCCCAACCCTGCTGCTTCTAAGAACCCCCTACACTGGTACTTTGGAGCCCAACCCCAGCATGGAAGGAGGGGTTCCAAGGGGTGGGAAGAGGTCATGGAGTCCATCTGAGTCTGGGATTCAGGTATGGATATGTGGATCCCCACTTCTGGAAGTAAGTTTACTGCATAGACAcccatgattttaaaaaattcacattAAGTCTAGAGACCTACAAATGCCCTGTCCAGGGATCTGAAGAGCCTGGCTTTCTGATCATCTGCTCCAAAGGTTCTGAAGTTCAACTTTGTGGTCTGGGTCTGATTTCCTAATCACTTCAATCCAGTGAGTCTCTGGGGGATGGGGCTTGGTGACACTAGAGAGGCCCCTGAAACACTGGGAACCGCATAGGGGCTTCCCACAGGACTGATCTTGAAGAGCGTTCCCTAGATCTTCCAGTCCTGACTCTATGGAACACTCTTCTCTGATGTACCCTCCACTTTCAGTTCTAGAAGGATTCTTTACCCTTCTCAACCCTTGATACGGTTGCCCAATatccaatctcttggttgccaagTTTActgccccttcctccccaagtggCAGCTGCTCTACCCCTGGAAGCTTTTGGCCACAGACCACTCCCCCAAAGGTTCATGCCAACCATTCAGCAACATGTCCTAGCCTGGTTTGTGCCTGGGCAAGAGGCTCTCAGGTGAACTAAATGTACGTCCTCTTCTTTTCACCTCAACCTTAACAAACTTGTTACAAAATGGAAAGGCACAGGTCATGTTCTCCCTCCGGAACCTTCTCTAGGGCCCCCGTGGCTTTCAGGCTAAACCAAGGCCCGGTTTCCAGTAGATGAAGCTCTCTGAAACCAGCTTAGGGAATGAAACGGGTCTTTGGGGATTCACAGAAACTGAAGCTTGGGTTCATACCCGAAGTCCACAACAAAGAGCTTTTGGTCCTGGTTTCCCAGCCTCGGAAACTCGGAAACTCCGTTTAAAAGTAgaaatcctggggttggggatttagctcagtggtagagcgcttgcctaggaagcgcaaggccctgggttcggtccccagctccgaaaaaagaaccaaaaaaaaaaaaaaaaaagtagaaatccTTTCTGAGCTTAGATCAGAGTTCTACTTAGAGCCAGAGAAGCTCGGCACTAGGGGGAGGAGTCACAGGCCACAGAAGGTGGGAGGTGCCAGGAATGGGCTGAGCCCTGGGCATCATGGGGTTAACCACGAAGCCAATCTCATAGAGCGGAGATCAGTGGGTTACTGCCCGTGAAAGCGAGAATGAGGTAGCGACAACGCAGACAGGCAGAAAAGAGCCGGGCTGAAGAGCATGCCACCCCGGGGAAATCGGGGTCTGAGGAGGAGGTGGCCGGTCCACTCCGGAGCAGTAGGAGCAGTAGCGAGTGCCCACATCCAACTCAGGGGACTGCTgagggcaggggagaggagaggaggggcctTGAAGATGAAGAGAGACAAATAGGAAGCAGAGGTGTACCTGCATGGAGGCGACCAAGGGCTGAATCAAGAAGCTCCAGCCTAGGCGTTCTACCCGGAAGAATGCAGGGGCCCAGTACCTAGGACTGAGGTGGGTTCCGCCTATGCTGGGCTTGGGGGTCTGCTGCATGCTGGTGCTGTGTAGGGGCAGATgtcccccttcttccttcctccctgcctcatccCCTGCTCCTAAGTCATTCCATTGCTGCACTGGTCCTAGAGTACCAGGGGATCCACAGGTTAGAAACTGTGGGGATGAAACCCAGCAATGTGGAACCCAGACACATGCACTGGGACATATGTGAGCAGTTGGGAACCACCTGTTGCAGTCTTTCAGATGCGCATTCCAGCCTAGGAGTCAGGATCATGGCAGCCCGAGATCTGTCACTCATGTGTGATATTAGCCACTCGTGTCACCTctctaggcctcagtttccctatgtgCAGCGTGGAGGCAGTGACTCCTGCAGTCTTCCTGGCTCTGCTGCTGTAGTACTTTCTACTCTCGTAAGGAAGGACTCTCCAATGACTCAGGGGTGTCACTGGTGCGACCTGTCACCCCAAAAATGCCCCTAAATGCAAAGGTCTCTTCTGAGCTTCCAACgtggttgggaaaaaaaaaacacacacacagccagagtTTATGTTGCGTCTCACTAGTTGCAGCTTTTTCGTCttattctgcctgtgtcttcaTGTGCCTTATAAATCCAGAACAacccgaacacacacacacacacacacacacacacacacacacacacacacacacacacacacgtcactgTGGCAGGTTCTTGCTCAAACGCTGACTTTGGTTTTGCTCTACCCTCTTCTATCCATCATGAACTTCTAGCCCAGATACCTGGTCAGATCCAGGCTGGAGGAACCAGGTCCCTGGGTCGAGTGCCTGGAGACCTGGCCTCCTGTCTAAAGAcccatttttctctccctcctctgatAGGAAGATGGCTGACATCCAGAACATTTCGCTGGACAGCCCAGGGAGCGTAGGGGCTGTGGCAGTGCCTGTGATCTTTGCCCTCATCTTCCTGTTGGGCATGGTGGGCAATGGGCTGGTGTTGGCTGTGCTACTGCAGCCTGGCCCAAGTGCCTGGCAGGAGCCAAGCAGTACCACAGATCTCTTCATCCTCAACTTGGCCGTGGCCGACCTTTGCTTCATCCTGTGCTGCGTGCCCTTCCAGGCAGCCATCTACACACTGGATGCCTGGCTCTTTGGGGCTTTCGTGTGCAAGACGGTACATCTGCTCATCTACCTCACCATGTATGCCAGCAGCTTCACCCTGGCGGCCGTCTCCCTGGACAGGTGAGCCATACCTGGGGCAGGCTGGAGAGGGACCTGGACAGACTCTTATTAGCTTGGAGTAGAGACTAGGGACCAGGCTTtggtgggaagaaaggaaggcctCAGTGGTACCTTCCAGCCTACAGTGTGAACTTCCGGAGGGCATTTCTGTGTCCCAAGTGTCAGCGCAGGGCCTGGTATAAATTTGAATTGTGTAGCAACAAAAGAAACTTTCAATGCATTTTTTCAGATGCTGAGGTCCCTATACCTGGCCCGCATTACCCTCACATCTGCTTCCATGCTCGAAATTCCTGAGATGATGAGTCTCTTTTAGCCCTCTTCTGGATGCCAGTCGAGGGGGTGGGATGGGAAAATTAAGGCAGGCACGGGGGGCCGGCTCTCGGGAGGCCCCGCCCCTGATCCCCCCCCGTCACCCCCCCCCCGCAGGTACCTGGCTGTGCGGCACCCACTGCGCTCCAGAGCCCTGCGCACCCCGCGCAACGCGCGCGCCGCCGTGGGGCTCGTGTGGCTGCTGGCGGCTCTCTTTTCCGCGCCCTACCTAAGCTACTACGGCACGGTGCGCTACGGCGCGCTCGAGCTCTGCGTGCCCGCTTGGGAGGACGCGCGGCGGCGCGCGCTGGACGTGGCCACCTTCGCCGCGGGCTACCTGCTGCCGGTGGCCGTGGTGAGCCTGGCCTACGGACGCACGCTATGTTTCCTATGGGCCGCCGTGGGTCCCGCGGGCGCGGCGGCAGCAGAGGCGCGCAGACGGGCGACCGGCCGGGCGGGACGCGCCATGCTGGCAGTGGCCGCGCTCTACGCGCTTTGCTGGGGCCCGCACCACGCGCTCATCCTCTGCTTCTGGTACGGCCGCTTCGCCTTCAGCCCGGCCACCTACGCCTGTCGCCTGGCCTCGCACTGCCTCGCCTACGCCAACTCCTGCCTTAACCCGCTCGTCTACTCGCTCGCCTCGCGCCACTTCCGCGCGCGCTTCCGCCGCCTGTGGCCCTGCGGCCGtcgccgccaccgccaccaccaccgcgCTCATCGAGCCCTCCGTCGTGTCCAGCCGGCGTCTTCGGGCCCCGCCGGTTATCCCGGCGACGCCAGGCCTCGTGGTTGGAGTATGGAGCCCAGAGGGGATGCTCTGCGTGGTGGTGGAGAGACTAGACTAACCCTGTCCCCCAGGGGACCTCAATAACCCTGCCCGCTTGGACTCTGACGTCTGTCAGAATGCCACCAAGGAACATCTAGGGAACGGCAGTCTCGCCAGGCTCCACCAAAAAGCAGAGGCAAAGTTGCAGGGACACATAGGTGATTAAAATTGGTCCACCCAACTAGACACGGTCCCAAAGCAGGCAGCCTCAGCCCTATCCAGAGCCAGTCTGGCAGGACAACAGCCCATTCGCCTGGCGGTACCTTCCAAGCCCAGTTTGTTCTATCACCTCTGACTAGACCCTTTTGGTCCCAAGCTCTGAACTAACTTAAGTAATTCTGGGAAGAAGCAGCGGAGACTAATAGTCCAGGCTGATCTAGAACTGGCTATTATAGCCAAGGacgaccttgaatttctgatcctccagTTTATAtgacccaagtgctgggatgatgaGTGCCCCAGACTCCTAGCTGGTTCAAGCAGGGAATAACAAATATCCCTTTAGCTCTTACTGTGTACCTCGCAGAATGCTAAGTTCCTTAGTAATCAAGGCGTTAAGGTAGATATGGTTAGCTTTCTTTTACACGCATAGAAATCAAGGGTCAGAGCAGTCACCTTGGGAATGTTTGGTAGAGGCTGGATCTAAATCTATGACTGTCTAACAGATTTATGCTCCGTGGCTGGCCTTTTTTTGTACCTTGAAGTTTCTTTGGTTTccattggtttatttttttaagcattcatttttttttcctaaagatttatttatttagtatatgtaagtacactgtagctgtcttcagacacaccagaagagggcatcagatctcattacagatggttgtgagccaccatgtggttgctgggaattgaactcaggacctctggaagagcagtcagtgttcttaaccactgagccatctctccagccctgtttgttcTTATGATGCTTTTTAGGGAATCCAAGCCTTTGTGAATggtaggcaagtactctaccactgagctatatccccagcttCAACTTGCAGCTCCTTGTCTGCACCCCACATCTGATTCCATGTTCTAGAAGCTTCAGAGCTCCTAGGTACCTTCCTTCAGAATTATCCTTCTGAGGCAGTGTGGCCAGTGGGCTTCCTGTATTCGTGTGGTCTTGGGTCAGTAGCCCAGATACCTTGTAGTATTCCCTGAGCTCTTTGGTATTCCTGGCTGACAAGAGACACTGAGCCTCACTTTGGCCCCAGCTGGCCTCCTATGGGCCTTGACTGCCTTACccgccccacccccttcctcatACACAGCTGAGGAAGCCCTGGGGCTGTAGAAAAGACTAATTAACCAATAAATCAGCCTTGCTGGGTCCCAAGCTGCCGGCTTCTGCCCTCTCTTCCCACACGTCAATAATGTTGATTAGCTTTGTGGCTGAAGTCTGCACACCCTGACACACCTCCTGTCTGCTGGGTAGCACTCTGTGAAGGGCTCTCCCTATGAGGAGGCAGCTGCTTGCTGGTCATTATGACCTGCCACCTGCCACTGATCAGTCAGTAGTGAGAAGAAGCTGACATTAGCCAGGAAAGCAGCTGCTTCCAAGGCCCAGCCAGGCCCCACACCGGGCCTAGTGTCTTCTCCCACCGTTTCGCCAGGATTCCAGGCTCAGTGGGGTAGGGAGTGTGTCGTTACCTCTGAGTAGCACCCACAGTGGCTGACACTTCTGTGCCTCATCCAACACTGGTGAGCAAAGGGGAATGTCTCCATTGTCAGAAGAGACACCTTGGGCACAGGGAGGCAGGTTAACAGGAaccagagacaaacagaaaggaGAGCTGGATGGTAGTAGCATCATTTAAGCGGATGTGGAAAGAACCAGAGTGTTTACCAGCCCGAGTGAAATGTGGATCCCCACACTGGCATTTCTTTCCATCCATAAATAGGA
This window contains:
- the Gcat gene encoding 2-amino-3-ketobutyrate coenzyme A ligase, mitochondrial (The RefSeq protein has 1 substitution compared to this genomic sequence), which translates into the protein MWVNFLWRAALSPGRRAHSALAQLRCVLDRELEGIRGAGTWKSERVITSRQGPCIRVEGISGGILNFCANNYLGLSSHPEVIQAGLQALEEFGAGLISTRFICGTQSIHKNLEAKIARFHQREDAILYPSCFDANTGLFEALLTPEDAVLSDELNHASVIDGIRLCKAHKYRYRHLDMADLEAKLKEAQKHRLRLVATDGAFSMDGDVAPLQEICRLAAQYGALVFVDECHATGFLGPTGRGTDELLGVMDQVTIINSTLGKALGGASGGYTTGPEPLISLMRQRSRPYLFSNSLPPAVVGCASKALDLLMESNTIVQSMAAKTRRFRSKMEAAGFTISGADHPICPVMLGDARLSSQMAEDMLKKGIFVIGFSYPVVPKGKARIRVQISAVHSEEDIDRCVEAFVEVGKLHGALP
- the Galr3 gene encoding galanin receptor type 3 isoform X1: MADIQNISLDSPGSVGAVAVPVIFALIFLLGMVGNGLVLAVLLQPGPSAWQEPSSTTDLFILNLAVADLCFILCCVPFQAAIYTLDAWLFGAFVCKTVHLLIYLTMYASSFTLAAVSLDRYLAVRHPLRSRALRTPRNARAAVGLVWLLAALFSAPYLSYYGTVRYGALELCVPAWEDARRRALDVATFAAGYLLPVAVVSLAYGRTLCFLWAAVGPAGAAAAEARRRATGRAGRAMLAVAALYALCWGPHHALILCFWYGRFAFSPATYACRLASHCLAYANSCLNPLVYSLASRHFRARFRRLWPCGRRRHRHHHRAHRALRRVQPASSGPAGYPGDARPRGWSMEPRGDALRGGGETRLTLSPRGPQ